Proteins co-encoded in one Spirosoma endbachense genomic window:
- a CDS encoding dihydrofolate reductase family protein codes for MKAEAFTMTIHMVSSLDGIIAKKDNSVSWFDTADYYEKGVEVTEQATQEFLKTIDCYIMGSRTYEHALELSKSYGWAYGDIPTIVVTHRSLPIERKNIELYAGDLNKLIIERLKPNYKNIWLVGGAILAKDFLRLNLADEIRLSIMPIILGEGTLFFNQIGQEQTLHLKEVTAYKSGMVELWYEIRK; via the coding sequence ATGAAAGCAGAAGCCTTTACAATGACCATCCATATGGTCTCCAGTCTTGACGGCATTATCGCCAAAAAAGACAATAGCGTTTCATGGTTTGATACAGCGGACTATTATGAGAAAGGAGTTGAAGTTACGGAGCAAGCCACCCAGGAATTTCTCAAAACAATTGACTGCTATATAATGGGTTCTCGGACATACGAACACGCTTTGGAACTGTCAAAATCGTATGGATGGGCTTACGGAGATATACCAACAATAGTAGTGACTCATCGAAGCCTACCGATTGAGCGAAAAAACATTGAATTGTATGCCGGCGATCTAAACAAGCTAATAATCGAACGATTAAAGCCAAACTATAAAAATATCTGGCTTGTAGGTGGTGCCATACTGGCCAAAGATTTCCTTCGGTTAAACTTAGCGGATGAAATAAGGCTGTCCATTATGCCTATTATTTTAGGTGAAGGGACATTGTTTTTCAACCAAATTGGACAAGAACAAACATTGCACCTAAAAGAGGTGACAGCCTATAAAAGCGGAATGGTAGAATTATGGTATGAGATAAGAAAATAA
- a CDS encoding IS3 family transposase — MLDEQYLLTFQYGYRKMQLVRLQAGCQVNHKRVRRLM, encoded by the coding sequence GTGTTGGATGAGCAATACCTGCTGACCTTTCAATATGGTTACCGAAAAATGCAACTTGTTCGGCTTCAGGCAGGCTGCCAGGTAAACCATAAACGTGTACGTAGGCTGATGTAA
- a CDS encoding response regulator produces the protein MTHTFPESIRVLLADDHALFSDGLALQLTQADPSVTVVAQVFRGSDVLPAVHEHSPDIVLLDINLPVPNGLECARQLSATFPSVKTIMLTMYGYRRFINECYEAGAAAYLLKHVRVPAMLDTIRRVLAGERIFPSPPTTDLHADDSFVVRFKLTPTEIKIIKLLRLGLSNPQISHKLFVGVETVKSHRKNIYRKLGITHLSELINFAQEHGL, from the coding sequence ATGACGCACACCTTCCCTGAATCAATCCGCGTTCTCTTAGCTGATGATCATGCTCTTTTCAGCGATGGTCTAGCCTTACAGCTCACCCAGGCAGATCCCTCAGTAACGGTCGTAGCGCAGGTATTCCGGGGTAGTGATGTACTGCCTGCCGTCCATGAACATAGCCCGGACATCGTGTTGCTGGACATCAACCTACCTGTCCCCAATGGCCTTGAATGTGCCAGGCAATTATCAGCCACCTTCCCCTCGGTTAAAACGATAATGCTAACGATGTACGGTTATCGACGGTTCATTAATGAGTGTTATGAAGCTGGCGCTGCTGCCTATCTGCTTAAACATGTTCGCGTACCAGCGATGCTCGATACCATCCGGCGCGTACTGGCCGGAGAACGTATCTTCCCGAGCCCCCCCACTACCGATCTTCATGCTGACGATAGCTTTGTCGTACGTTTCAAACTTACACCCACTGAAATCAAGATTATCAAATTGCTTCGACTGGGGCTCAGCAATCCACAAATCAGCCATAAGTTGTTCGTTGGTGTAGAAACCGTGAAATCACATCGCAAGAACATTTACCGTAAGCTAGGTATAACGCACCTTTCAGAACTGATCAATTTTGCCCAGGAGCATGGATTGTAG
- a CDS encoding sensor histidine kinase, protein MLVRTCLCFLFLWGSHTTMAQHNPSVLRIDDRFEKNTLFGHAAYFSDTSQTVTIEALLSDTANQYDFQLIDKQILNIGFAPWAHWVRCQIRNEANHEQVLVFGVDFVYIDDLAFFLVDEQRNVRYRKEHISRRTPIVDRPMAHRMFAFPVVIKPNQTLTLYCRAIREKSVLMLPITLYNQPEFIKYGFSFDLLISLGSGILLIAFLTSLSLFLATKKSLLCYYAIYTVSYGIAFMGMVGIWDHYLPNIPLLGENTHLVMFGIAGFAQVNFTIEFLLLRSLLKRKWIIGIKIISLLSLSAAIYVLILPFSFTNSSIIAIVGLVIEVLILGLVVFGLARRKYEALIYLISFLPLLISISWFAITVLFSVDISWVFYKFGYAIPFVQIIVLGIGIGFKLIREKEESLTAVSTIHQQYAEQLLNAQETERRRIAKDLHDDIGTSLIALRGKLPTNSSDAHNFLDQIITDVRAVSHNLMPDELMTLGLAGAVGEAARRLEDSSGIKFLFISAGETVPLSQLAELTLYRAILELMNNVVRHSQATESVVQLVYHPDLLNVTIEDNGRGFPTKNTDSMNGIGLKSVASRTEWLRGLMAVDTSVAGTTIRLEIPYDAHLP, encoded by the coding sequence ATGCTGGTACGTACATGCCTGTGCTTTCTGTTTTTATGGGGTAGCCATACCACTATGGCACAGCATAACCCAAGTGTATTGCGGATTGATGACCGTTTTGAAAAAAATACACTCTTTGGGCATGCCGCGTATTTTAGTGATACCTCTCAAACCGTAACAATTGAGGCTCTTTTATCCGACACGGCTAATCAGTATGATTTTCAGTTGATTGATAAACAGATACTAAATATAGGATTTGCTCCCTGGGCCCATTGGGTCCGATGCCAAATCCGAAATGAAGCGAACCATGAACAGGTGTTAGTATTTGGCGTGGACTTTGTCTATATCGACGACCTTGCCTTCTTCCTTGTGGATGAGCAGCGAAACGTACGCTACAGGAAAGAACACATTAGCCGTAGAACCCCGATTGTTGATCGGCCAATGGCTCACCGAATGTTTGCCTTTCCAGTGGTCATAAAGCCGAACCAAACTCTAACCCTTTATTGCAGAGCAATCCGTGAGAAGAGTGTATTGATGTTACCCATTACGCTCTACAACCAGCCTGAATTTATAAAATACGGGTTTTCATTCGATCTGCTAATCTCGCTGGGCTCAGGCATTTTGCTCATTGCGTTTTTAACCAGCTTATCATTGTTTCTGGCAACCAAAAAAAGTCTGTTATGCTACTATGCGATTTATACCGTAAGCTACGGAATTGCTTTTATGGGCATGGTAGGTATCTGGGATCATTATTTACCCAATATCCCTCTATTGGGAGAGAACACGCATTTGGTTATGTTTGGTATAGCTGGATTTGCACAAGTAAACTTTACGATTGAGTTTTTGCTCCTTCGGAGTCTATTGAAGCGGAAATGGATTATTGGTATAAAAATTATTTCCTTACTCTCACTCTCAGCAGCCATTTATGTATTGATCCTGCCGTTCAGTTTTACAAACTCATCCATTATAGCTATCGTTGGCCTAGTTATAGAGGTTCTCATATTAGGCCTTGTTGTTTTTGGACTAGCTCGTCGAAAATATGAAGCCCTGATCTATTTAATTAGCTTTTTACCCCTGCTGATAAGCATTAGCTGGTTTGCCATTACGGTGTTGTTTTCGGTCGATATAAGTTGGGTATTTTATAAGTTTGGTTATGCTATTCCATTTGTTCAGATCATCGTGTTAGGCATTGGTATTGGCTTTAAGTTAATTCGAGAGAAAGAAGAGTCGTTAACGGCGGTTAGTACGATACACCAGCAGTATGCCGAACAACTCCTCAACGCCCAGGAAACCGAACGCCGACGTATTGCCAAAGATCTGCACGATGACATCGGCACCTCGCTAATTGCCCTGCGTGGTAAACTTCCCACCAACAGCTCCGATGCACACAATTTCCTCGATCAGATTATTACCGACGTACGAGCGGTGTCGCACAATCTAATGCCCGATGAATTGATGACGCTTGGGCTGGCTGGTGCGGTAGGAGAAGCCGCACGTCGGTTAGAAGATTCATCAGGAATTAAGTTTTTGTTTATAAGTGCAGGTGAAACCGTCCCGCTTTCTCAACTAGCGGAGTTGACTTTATACCGTGCTATCTTGGAATTAATGAACAACGTAGTGCGCCATAGCCAGGCTACTGAGTCGGTTGTTCAGTTAGTATATCATCCTGATCTGTTGAATGTTACCATCGAAGATAATGGTAGGGGATTCCCCACTAAAAACACGGACTCTATGAATGGAATTGGGCTGAAAAGTGTAGCTTCACGTACCGAATGGTTACGAGGACTGATGGCTGTTGATACATCGGTAGCAGGCACCACCATTCGGCTTGAAATACCATATGACGCACACCTTCCCTGA
- a CDS encoding nuclear transport factor 2-like protein, with amino-acid sequence MLRIYAADIVFYEADNGPAITGHQAIDSLIQKLQGQWPSEFVFILTKAVVANHGVSHAAWTLGPANAKPAASGMDIALIENGLIKELYLYLDEPTR; translated from the coding sequence TTGTTACGGATTTATGCAGCCGACATTGTTTTTTATGAAGCGGATAATGGCCCCGCTATAACAGGTCATCAGGCGATTGATTCACTCATACAGAAACTACAGGGGCAATGGCCATCTGAATTTGTCTTTATCCTAACAAAGGCAGTAGTAGCCAACCACGGCGTTAGCCATGCCGCCTGGACACTTGGACCCGCCAATGCGAAACCTGCTGCCAGTGGAATGGATATTGCCCTTATTGAGAATGGGCTCATTAAAGAATTGTACCTCTATTTGGATGAGCCTACTCGTTGA
- a CDS encoding DUF3592 domain-containing protein encodes MGYFITFLIGVLLLLGSLYLFSTSINFIKAGTRTLATVEKLVQESGKKGKSTYRPIFRFTTITGQVIHYPYKIASAPPDWAVGEKATLVYKLDDPENPMVLTYFGAFGWAVSLLAIATVLLIIGGGYYLFGYFARQFLL; translated from the coding sequence ATGGGCTACTTTATCACGTTCCTGATTGGCGTTTTGCTGCTTTTAGGTTCATTGTATTTGTTTTCTACCTCAATTAATTTTATTAAGGCAGGCACCCGTACGCTGGCTACGGTTGAAAAGCTTGTTCAGGAAAGTGGCAAAAAAGGCAAATCCACCTACAGGCCTATTTTTCGATTTACTACGATTACTGGTCAGGTGATCCATTATCCATATAAGATTGCCAGCGCACCACCCGATTGGGCAGTAGGCGAGAAAGCAACACTCGTTTATAAACTGGATGACCCTGAAAATCCAATGGTGCTTACCTATTTTGGCGCTTTTGGATGGGCCGTCAGTTTACTGGCAATTGCCACCGTACTACTCATTATTGGGGGAGGCTACTATCTCTTCGGCTATTTCGCAAGGCAATTTTTACTGTAA
- a CDS encoding DUF4347 domain-containing protein: MESVSIHLFDGIDKNFAKLHNLDDGRKVNYMTTYKNLIPFGMPAGDVVRWIKQQIGANKIHILRIVAHGDSGAFFLGKVYNVDNIYEWWTLRGCFDSAARVELHSCAIASETALHTNMIQPGTTIKRGRYSGNTEGNGVKFMRYLASAVNAKVIASIDDHVVGSNKWSLYSTAMSNTVTVYPNGTIETQALNPMVAD, from the coding sequence ATGGAATCGGTAAGTATCCATCTCTTTGACGGGATCGACAAGAATTTCGCCAAGCTCCACAATCTGGATGATGGCCGAAAGGTCAACTATATGACCACCTACAAAAATCTCATCCCCTTTGGCATGCCCGCAGGTGATGTGGTTCGCTGGATCAAACAGCAGATTGGCGCCAATAAGATCCATATTCTGCGCATCGTGGCTCATGGCGACAGCGGAGCCTTCTTTCTAGGAAAGGTTTATAATGTGGACAACATTTACGAATGGTGGACGCTGCGCGGATGTTTTGATTCGGCAGCCCGCGTTGAATTGCATTCCTGTGCCATCGCCAGTGAAACCGCGCTTCATACCAATATGATCCAGCCCGGAACGACCATCAAGCGAGGCCGCTATTCAGGGAATACGGAGGGGAATGGCGTCAAATTCATGCGGTATCTGGCCTCGGCGGTGAATGCCAAAGTAATCGCTTCGATTGACGATCATGTGGTTGGTAGCAACAAATGGTCTCTGTATTCGACCGCGATGTCGAACACGGTGACGGTCTACCCAAATGGCACAATCGAAACCCAGGCCTTGAACCCTATGGTTGCCGATTAG
- a CDS encoding cupin domain-containing protein produces the protein MQRRLFLQLPLGIPVLSQYGFPPLALVKGFKVEAGKDRFGKSLNYIGARFDLKVSGKDTNGAISVFETTRFEKKGPILHMHPNLDEWFYVMDGEFKFQLGDEILYLKAGDSLFGPRGIPHAFVKISEGPARLLLHHQPAGQMEEQFLEGSQMKNPTIEQREASMRKFGIIPVGPPLSPD, from the coding sequence ATGCAACGTCGTTTATTTCTTCAACTTCCACTAGGAATTCCTGTTCTTTCCCAATACGGTTTTCCACCCCTGGCACTGGTGAAGGGCTTCAAAGTGGAAGCTGGTAAAGACCGCTTTGGCAAAAGTCTTAATTATATCGGTGCCCGTTTTGATTTAAAAGTGTCAGGGAAAGACACCAATGGTGCCATCAGTGTTTTCGAGACCACTCGTTTTGAGAAAAAGGGGCCGATCCTCCATATGCACCCAAATTTAGATGAGTGGTTTTATGTCATGGACGGCGAATTTAAGTTTCAGTTGGGCGACGAAATTCTCTATTTAAAAGCTGGGGATTCCTTGTTTGGGCCTCGGGGCATTCCTCATGCTTTTGTCAAGATCAGTGAAGGCCCCGCCCGGCTGTTGTTGCATCATCAACCGGCGGGCCAGATGGAGGAACAGTTTTTAGAAGGGAGTCAAATGAAGAATCCTACGATTGAACAACGCGAAGCCAGTATGCGTAAATTTGGGATTATACCCGTCGGTCCCCCCTTATCACCGGACTGA
- a CDS encoding ligand-binding sensor domain-containing protein yields MYRNRTFCLGLLIFINLPFILIGQQNPHQPEAITPNNFFFTHLTAKNGLSYNLINCLHQDREGYIWVGTFNGLNRFDGQRFVSFKYNRNNPHAIAHNTIIDICEDKSGDLWIATVNGVSHYVKATNSFVNYLPEPNSAETFRNNTVNNILCDRNGTIWATSLGGVFEFDPNRKQFKAYKHNPASLASLSSNAIYRNALVEDPRRTQLWIGSSNGLNCFDTQTKTFTNYQNNPDHAPIFTDRPAYPLAFDQKGNLLVGDYQAGRVNTFNPDTKAIGWLNNPESAANAPRLPALSAIYVDRQNNVWLSAWENKVYHFQSGKQQWIELTHSDSNPASIASNFFWDAIQARDGTLYLGGLYGLSSCRPAESSFIIFNPSDNLPVLKGKARITALVEDNKETVWIATDWNGLIAYNQAKQTYIQYPATASPNDLPVEIGGAFHLTVIEDELWICSAKGVFVFNPKSRQYRSFIELPSGKKNPQNVALWSFQDKRRTIWFNQSARFLVHYNPQTKGYKCYNLDSLSGSSETTNVTAVGEDAAGNVWFGTYMGRLYQYQAETDRFTVHVPNPQQKPRVLQQPINDLWGDPKGNIWMATEGGGLIRFDPTRNQFKAWMENDGLLMDVCNRLLADQRGRLWVGTYEGFTIFDPIHEQVVNTRIDYGQRENNFFSNAQCRLRNGMILYANADKLILIDPAQLTTRQTKPELLVSSIAIFEKSKPLYNHSPPIELSYKENFFTLTFSSLVGPQEGLIEYAYRLTSYDPDWVLSGARTFATYTGVKGGRYLFEVKARQKDGAWSSPIRLPIYIHPPFWETWWFQAMALSVVIGLVVLGVKRREKNLVQQEVEKSAFREQLAASEMKALRSQMNPHFLYNSLNAIRLFVLQNDSDNADKYLVKFARLMRLILDNSRQEWVNVANELEQLQLYLELEQLRFNYKFMFLISVDPNLAQDKTMIPPMIIQPYIENAILHGLAHKKGPGIITVTIQSQAGYLECVVDDDGVGRQRAGELKSKTVSSHKSVGLRVTEDRLHLLGQRSGQQTQVRVIDKKNEMNEPLGTRVIIALPLKIEHSE; encoded by the coding sequence ATGTATCGTAACCGTACTTTTTGCCTTGGTCTGCTTATTTTTATCAATTTACCCTTCATCCTGATAGGCCAGCAAAATCCGCATCAGCCGGAAGCAATCACTCCCAATAATTTTTTCTTTACGCATTTAACTGCCAAAAATGGATTATCCTATAACCTGATCAATTGTCTTCATCAGGATCGGGAAGGCTATATCTGGGTCGGTACATTTAATGGGTTGAATCGATTTGATGGACAGCGATTCGTCTCCTTTAAATACAACCGGAACAATCCTCATGCGATTGCCCATAATACCATTATTGATATTTGTGAGGACAAGTCGGGCGATCTCTGGATTGCAACCGTTAATGGTGTCAGTCATTACGTGAAGGCAACCAACTCCTTTGTGAATTATTTGCCGGAGCCTAATTCGGCCGAAACCTTTCGAAATAATACGGTCAATAATATTCTTTGCGATCGGAATGGTACCATCTGGGCAACTTCGCTGGGTGGTGTATTCGAATTTGATCCCAATCGGAAGCAGTTTAAAGCTTATAAACACAATCCGGCCAGTTTGGCCAGTTTGAGTTCCAATGCGATTTATCGAAATGCCCTGGTGGAAGATCCGCGACGAACGCAGTTATGGATTGGTTCGAGCAACGGGCTCAATTGTTTTGATACTCAAACCAAGACCTTTACGAATTACCAGAATAACCCCGATCATGCTCCGATCTTCACGGATCGACCAGCCTATCCACTCGCGTTTGACCAGAAAGGGAACCTCCTGGTGGGCGATTATCAAGCAGGGCGTGTGAACACATTTAATCCCGATACAAAGGCAATTGGCTGGCTTAACAATCCAGAATCAGCAGCAAATGCTCCCCGTTTACCGGCACTTTCGGCCATCTACGTTGACCGGCAGAACAATGTCTGGCTAAGTGCCTGGGAAAATAAAGTCTATCATTTTCAATCTGGTAAACAACAATGGATCGAATTAACCCATAGTGATTCCAATCCCGCCAGTATCGCTTCCAACTTTTTTTGGGATGCCATCCAGGCCCGTGATGGTACCCTTTACCTGGGGGGACTTTATGGGTTATCGAGTTGCAGGCCAGCCGAATCCAGCTTTATCATTTTTAATCCATCGGATAATTTGCCTGTATTAAAAGGGAAGGCTAGAATTACGGCGCTGGTAGAAGATAATAAGGAGACTGTATGGATTGCTACGGACTGGAACGGACTAATTGCCTACAACCAGGCCAAGCAAACCTACATTCAGTACCCAGCTACAGCGAGCCCGAATGACCTCCCGGTTGAAATTGGTGGGGCCTTTCATCTGACCGTTATTGAGGACGAACTATGGATTTGCTCGGCCAAAGGTGTTTTTGTTTTTAACCCCAAGTCACGCCAATATCGATCGTTTATTGAACTGCCTTCAGGCAAAAAGAACCCTCAAAACGTGGCTTTATGGAGCTTTCAGGATAAACGCCGAACGATCTGGTTCAACCAATCGGCCCGATTCCTGGTTCACTACAACCCCCAGACAAAAGGCTATAAATGCTATAATCTGGATAGCCTGTCTGGGTCATCAGAAACTACCAATGTGACAGCCGTTGGTGAAGATGCTGCGGGCAATGTCTGGTTTGGCACCTACATGGGACGACTCTATCAATACCAGGCAGAAACCGACCGATTTACCGTACATGTACCTAATCCTCAGCAAAAGCCCAGAGTGCTACAGCAACCCATCAATGACCTATGGGGTGATCCAAAAGGCAATATCTGGATGGCCACGGAAGGGGGAGGATTGATCCGGTTCGACCCCACTCGAAATCAATTCAAAGCCTGGATGGAAAATGATGGGCTTCTCATGGACGTCTGCAACCGGCTGTTGGCTGATCAACGGGGGAGGCTCTGGGTGGGCACGTATGAAGGATTTACGATCTTTGATCCGATTCATGAGCAGGTTGTCAATACCCGTATCGATTACGGGCAGCGGGAAAATAACTTTTTCTCGAATGCCCAGTGTCGACTCCGGAACGGTATGATTTTGTACGCAAATGCGGATAAACTGATCCTGATCGATCCGGCTCAGCTTACAACCCGGCAAACAAAACCAGAACTACTGGTTAGCAGTATTGCGATATTTGAAAAATCGAAACCCCTTTACAACCATTCCCCACCGATTGAATTGAGTTATAAGGAAAATTTTTTCACGTTAACCTTTTCCTCCCTGGTGGGCCCGCAGGAAGGTCTGATCGAATATGCCTATCGATTAACAAGTTATGACCCGGATTGGGTATTGAGTGGGGCGCGGACGTTTGCTACGTATACGGGCGTGAAAGGCGGGCGCTATCTTTTTGAGGTAAAAGCCCGACAGAAAGATGGTGCCTGGAGTTCACCTATACGGTTACCCATCTACATCCATCCACCGTTTTGGGAAACCTGGTGGTTTCAGGCAATGGCCCTCAGTGTTGTCATCGGCTTGGTCGTGCTGGGTGTCAAGCGTCGGGAAAAAAATCTGGTTCAGCAAGAGGTGGAAAAAAGCGCGTTTCGCGAGCAGCTGGCAGCTTCCGAAATGAAAGCCCTTCGCTCGCAGATGAATCCTCATTTTTTATATAACTCATTGAACGCTATCCGGCTGTTTGTCCTACAAAATGACAGCGACAACGCTGATAAATACCTGGTCAAATTTGCCCGCTTGATGCGGCTCATTCTCGATAACTCCCGGCAGGAGTGGGTCAATGTTGCGAATGAGCTGGAGCAGTTGCAGCTTTATCTGGAGCTGGAGCAACTTCGTTTCAATTACAAATTCATGTTTTTAATCTCGGTTGATCCGAACCTGGCCCAGGATAAAACAATGATTCCGCCGATGATCATCCAGCCTTATATCGAAAATGCTATTCTTCACGGGCTCGCTCATAAAAAAGGCCCTGGTATCATCACTGTTACGATCCAGTCTCAGGCTGGTTATTTAGAATGTGTGGTAGACGATGATGGAGTTGGCCGCCAGCGAGCAGGTGAACTGAAGAGTAAGACGGTTTCGTCCCACAAGAGCGTAGGGCTTCGGGTAACTGAAGATCGTCTGCACCTCCTTGGGCAGCGAAGTGGCCAGCAAACCCAGGTAAGGGTCATCGATAAAAAGAATGAAATGAACGAGCCCCTGGGAACCCGGGTTATCATTGCCTTACCCCTGAAGATAGAGCACTCTGAATAA